From the genome of Flavobacterium sediminis:
CGCTCATAAATACTTTCCCAACGGGATAAAATTTTGGTCTGGAAAACCGTCGTGATTTTTTTGATAAAATAACGATAGATCCAGAAACAAACAGCCGTAAAGATCAATACTGTTCCTAAACCTCTGACAGCACCACCGGTAATTAACATAAAGGTTCCGATAGAAACAAGGATAGCACTTAAGATAAGAAGTTGTCTTCTACTCAGTATTTTTTCATTGACATCCATAAATTGAGATACCATCAAAGAGTTGAAGAACACGGCAACAAATAAGGACGAACCTAATACAACTGAAAGTGTGATCGGGAAAAACTTCATGAACTGTCCCATTACTCCCGGCCACAATCCTAGCGGAACGAAAGCGGCAACTGTAGTTGCAGTTGAAATAATAATAGGTAATGCGATTTCGCCAATTCCTTTTTTAGCAGCTTCCAGTCGGCTCATACCTTCTTCGTCCATTAAGCGGTAAACGTTTTCAACAACTACAATTCCGTTATCTACTAGCATTCCCAGTCCCATGATTAATCCGAAAAGGATCATGGTATTCATTGTGTAGCCCATTAAATTTAAGATCATGAATGACATGAACATAGACATCGGGATGGCGAAGCCAACGAATAAAGCGTTACGGAACCCTAAGAAGAACATCAGGACTCCTACTACCAGAATAATACCGAAAATAATATTGTTAACTAAGTCGTCAACCTGATTCAAGGTTCTTGAAGATTGGTCATTTGCTAATGTGATTTTTAAGTCTTTGGGGAAAACGTTTTCTTCGGCATTTTTAATGATTTCTTTTATCTTTTCGGAAGCTTCAATCATGTTTTTCCCAGCACGTTTTTTAACGTCGAGCATCACGACACTGTTACCGAATTCACGTGCATACGTAGTTTTGTCAACATCTTTGAACTCTACTTCTGCGATATCTCTTAGGTAAACGACCCCGTTTTGAGTTTTTACTACAAAGTTTTCCAGATCTTTAGGCTGGTCAATTTCGCCTTCAATTCGAATGGTTCTACGTTGTCCGTTAGCAATTAAGTTCCCGGCAGAAGTAGTTACGTTGCCTCCTCTGATCGCATTTAAAACATCGTCAAAACTTACTTTTGAGGCCATCATTTTATAGATGTCAACACTAACTTCTACTTCTTTGTCCTGAGCTCCCCTGATATCGACTTGCTTGATTTCGGTTAAAGCTTCTATTTCATCTTCCAGGTATTCTCCGAATTTTTTTAATTTGTCTACCGGATAATCTCCAGAAATATTAATGTTCAGGATCGGAACCTCTTCTGAAAGGTTTAGGTCAAATACATTCGGATCTACCTTAGCATCGTTGAATGTAGGCCAGTCTTCTTTTGCTTTTTCTACATCTACTTTGTCTTTTACTTTTTGCTTTGCTGCTTCAACAGTGATCTTTTCATCAAATTCAATGGTGATGATTCCGTAATCTTCTTGAGAAGTAGAAGTGATCTCATCTACATTACTGATGTTCTTTAGTTCTTCTTCTAGCGGATCGATGATCAAACGCTCAATATCTTCAGCAGTATTTCCCGGATAAACGGTGCTGATGTAAATTTTTGTTTCTTTAACCTCTGGGAAGTCTTCTCTGGGCATAGAATAGTATGCCGATAATCCCAAGAAGAAAAATAACCCCATCATCACATAAATGGTCATTTTGTTTTCAATGGCCCACGATGACAGTCTGAATTCTTTATCGGAAGTGTTATTACTCATTATCTTAAATTATTTGATGATTGAAACTTTTTGACCGTCTTTCACACTTCTTGCACCTTCTTTTACAATTTGGTCACCATCTTTAATACCTTCTAATATTTCTACTAGATCTCCTTGTGTTTTACCGGTTTTTACAATTACTTTTTTAGCGACTAAGTTGTTTTCTTGCTTTTCAGTAATGTAAACATATTGTTCTCCTTCAGCATTTTCAGATACAATACTCAAAGGAACTGCAATAACTTTCGGATTTGTATAATCTTTGATGCTTATTTTAGACGTTAAATTCGGTTTGATCGTTCCTTTTTTATTAGTAATGTTGATTAATATTTTAAACGAACGGTTTCCCGGATTGATATAATCACTGGCCTGATTAATCTTTGTAGTAAATACTTCGTTTAAAACAGGGATGTTTACATTAACATCTGTACCTTTTTTAACACTACCTACATATTTCTCCGGTACTTCGGCTTCTAAGTACATATTGCTTAAGTTGACGATACGGATAAGTTGGGTGCCGGGAGCCACTGCTGATCCTTGATCTGTAATAACATCGTCAATGGTTCCGGAGAACGGCGCTTTAACATAAGTTTTAGCGATCTGGCTTTGTAGTTGTGCAACGGCTTTTGCCTGAGCCTCATAATTAGATTTAGCTTGTAAATATTGGATTTCAGAACCTATTTTTTGATTCCAAAGATTTTCTTGTCTTTCATAAGTTGTTTTAGCCAGATTTGCTTGAATCTCTAATTGGGCTAATTGTTGGCTCAATCCTCCGTCGTCAATTTTAGCTAAAGTCTGACCTTTACTTACTTTTTGCCCTTCCGTTACATAAACTTTTTGAAGAGTTCCGGCATATTCAGCATTAAGAACGATATTTTCTTTGGTTTGAACATCAGCCTGTAGCTCCAGATAGTGATCAAAGATCGAATCTTTTGCTGTAAAAGTTGTGATTAAGGCTAGTTTTTGATTGTCATCTAATTTTCCGATAGCATTGTCAATCAGTTCAATTTCTTTAGTTAAGGCATCAGCTTCTGTTACCAGTTCGCTTCTTTTTTGACGCAATTCTTGTAAATTTCCCTTTTCTATAATAGATTCGGTAGAGTTTTTTTTGTTATTGCCACATGCTGTTAAAAGTAAAGCAGCAAGACTTGTGATATATAGTTTTTTCATGAGGAAAGATTATTTTGTGTTGGTGATTTTATCTAAAGCTGTTTTTTTGTTGATAACATCGATCATGGATTGTAAATAGTTTTGTTGTGCCGAGTATAATTGTCTCTGTGCTTCGGTATATTCAAAACTACTGGAGATCCCTTCTTTAAATTTTACAGATTGTTTTTTCTCAATACGCTCTGCTAGTTGTAAATTATCTTTATTAGTTCCGTATAGCTCAATGCTCAATTCGTAGTCGCTTTTTGCTTTTTGATAATCTAAAAGCAACTTTTGTTCTGTTGATTTCAGGCTCGTTTTAGATTGTTCAAAAGCAATACGGGCTTGCTGAGTACGGGCACTTCGGGCCAAGCTGCTAAATAAAGGAACCGTTAAGTTAACACCTAAATAGGAATAGTTCAGCCATTTTTGCTCTGTTGTGAAGAACTTGAACTGGTCATTAAATGCGTTATAACCGAAATTGTAATTTGCAGACAAACTAGGTAAGGCTTTACTTTTTTCCAATTTTAGCAATAAACGATTTGATTCTAAATTGTTTTGTTCAATCTTGTAATCAATCGAGTTTTCAACAGAAAAAGAACCTTGAGAAACCGTTAGATCAACATTTTCCTGAGTTAGATTTTCTAATTCATCTTTTAATGTAATGCTTTCTTCTAAATCAATACCTAAAACATATTTCAACATGTTTAAAGCAATGATCTCATTTCGTTCAGCATTGGCTAACGAACTGTTGATCTGAGAAAGTGTTATTTGTAATTGTTCCACATCTTCTTCTTCCGTTAAACCGTTTTGGAACGTTTCATTGGTCTCAAAAAGTGTTTTTTCTATGGAAGATTTATTGCTTTCTAAAATGCTTACACTTTCTCTTGCTAAAAGCACATTTCCGTAAGAGTTGATTACCAGTTCTCTGATCTCAAGATCTGTTTTCTCTTTAGCATTTTCTGAGATCTGAAGATAGACTTTTGCAGATTGTAGTCCTACTAAATAAGAACCGTCAAAGATCAACTGGCTAATATTTCCGTAAGCATTCATCGTATGTTTAGTGCCGAAAGCGACTTCTACAAACTCCCCGGGATTACCACCAAAGAATTCAGCAGGGATAATTGATTTTTGCAACACAAAATTGTGCTGGTAATCAGCTCCTGCATTGATCTGTGGTAAACCACTGGCGGTTGTTTCCCATTTTTTCTTTTTGGCTGCTTCAACATCTTTAGAAGCGTTTTGCGATTGATAGTTATGCTCTAATGCGTATGCAATAGCTTCTTCTAAGGAAAAATTATAATCCTCTTGTTTTTCTTGGGCATTCAGCAAACCTGATATGACCAATAGCGCTAAAATAAATTTTTGCTTCATTAGTTGTTTTTACTGTATTAAACTTTCTAAAATCTGTATGCCTTTTAAGGTGCAAATTCCTCTTAAGTGATATTCTAAATATTGGTTCTGAACATTTTTCAGACTAAATTGATTAGCAGGAAACA
Proteins encoded in this window:
- a CDS encoding efflux RND transporter periplasmic adaptor subunit, whose protein sequence is MKKLYITSLAALLLTACGNNKKNSTESIIEKGNLQELRQKRSELVTEADALTKEIELIDNAIGKLDDNQKLALITTFTAKDSIFDHYLELQADVQTKENIVLNAEYAGTLQKVYVTEGQKVSKGQTLAKIDDGGLSQQLAQLEIQANLAKTTYERQENLWNQKIGSEIQYLQAKSNYEAQAKAVAQLQSQIAKTYVKAPFSGTIDDVITDQGSAVAPGTQLIRIVNLSNMYLEAEVPEKYVGSVKKGTDVNVNIPVLNEVFTTKINQASDYINPGNRSFKILINITNKKGTIKPNLTSKISIKDYTNPKVIAVPLSIVSENAEGEQYVYITEKQENNLVAKKVIVKTGKTQGDLVEILEGIKDGDQIVKEGARSVKDGQKVSIIK
- a CDS encoding TolC family protein, yielding MKQKFILALLVISGLLNAQEKQEDYNFSLEEAIAYALEHNYQSQNASKDVEAAKKKKWETTASGLPQINAGADYQHNFVLQKSIIPAEFFGGNPGEFVEVAFGTKHTMNAYGNISQLIFDGSYLVGLQSAKVYLQISENAKEKTDLEIRELVINSYGNVLLARESVSILESNKSSIEKTLFETNETFQNGLTEEEDVEQLQITLSQINSSLANAERNEIIALNMLKYVLGIDLEESITLKDELENLTQENVDLTVSQGSFSVENSIDYKIEQNNLESNRLLLKLEKSKALPSLSANYNFGYNAFNDQFKFFTTEQKWLNYSYLGVNLTVPLFSSLARSARTQQARIAFEQSKTSLKSTEQKLLLDYQKAKSDYELSIELYGTNKDNLQLAERIEKKQSVKFKEGISSSFEYTEAQRQLYSAQQNYLQSMIDVINKKTALDKITNTK